A stretch of Microbacterium sp. 4R-513 DNA encodes these proteins:
- a CDS encoding helix-turn-helix domain-containing protein produces the protein MKTVAVIVQDGFAPFEFGLACEAFGLDRSDDGIPNFDFRIVTPEPGPVSANIGFSINVEHDLTFADEADLVVVTPIPRRSWGSVDERVLDVVRRAAARGAWVLSVCSGSFVMAASGILDGRRATTHWKYAATMKAMYPSIDVDPDVLYVQDGHLITSAGTAAGLDACLHLLRQELGAEMANKIARRMVVPPQRDGGQAQFIDRPLPEVQSLSLAPVTDWMLENIRLELTVDQLAAKAHMSPRTFARRFKADFGATPAAWLARQRIIHAQRLLEKTDLGLDRIAYESGFGSAAVLRQNFARVLGITPTAYRARFCCTAPAARAAQKDAEVLVA, from the coding sequence ATGAAGACCGTCGCCGTCATCGTCCAAGACGGGTTCGCGCCCTTCGAATTCGGCCTCGCGTGCGAGGCGTTCGGGCTCGACCGCTCGGATGACGGCATCCCGAACTTCGACTTCCGCATCGTCACGCCCGAACCCGGGCCTGTCAGCGCCAACATCGGCTTCTCTATCAACGTCGAGCACGACCTCACGTTCGCGGACGAGGCGGACCTCGTCGTCGTGACGCCGATCCCGCGCCGGTCGTGGGGGAGCGTCGACGAGCGGGTCCTCGACGTGGTGCGGCGCGCCGCCGCCCGCGGCGCGTGGGTGCTGAGCGTGTGCAGCGGGTCGTTCGTCATGGCGGCCTCGGGCATCCTCGACGGGCGCCGTGCCACGACCCACTGGAAGTACGCCGCGACGATGAAGGCGATGTATCCGTCGATCGACGTCGACCCCGACGTGCTCTACGTCCAGGACGGCCACCTCATCACGAGTGCCGGCACCGCCGCGGGCCTCGACGCCTGCCTGCATCTCCTGCGCCAGGAGCTGGGCGCCGAGATGGCCAACAAGATCGCGCGCCGCATGGTCGTGCCGCCGCAGCGCGACGGGGGGCAGGCGCAGTTCATCGACCGGCCGCTGCCGGAGGTGCAGAGCCTCTCGCTCGCGCCGGTGACCGACTGGATGCTCGAGAACATCCGCCTCGAGCTCACCGTCGACCAGCTCGCCGCGAAGGCGCACATGTCGCCGCGCACGTTCGCACGGCGCTTCAAGGCCGATTTCGGAGCCACGCCGGCGGCGTGGCTCGCCCGCCAGCGGATCATCCACGCCCAGCGCCTCCTCGAGAAGACCGACCTGGGCCTCGACCGCATCGCGTACGAGAGCGGGTTCGGCTCGGCCGCTGTGCTGCGGCAGAACTTCGCGCGCGTGCTCGGCATCACCCCGACGGCCTACCGCGCGCGCTTCTGCTGCACGGCTCCCGCTGCCCGGGCTGCGCAGAAGGATGCCGAGGTGCTCGTCGCCTGA